The DNA window GGCGTGCGCAGGCCCTGCACGGCGATGCCCTCGCCCTGCAGCCACGACACCGGGATACCCGCAGCGAGTACCAGTGCCTCATCCGCATCGCGGTTGTAGGCGAACATATCCAGCGCCGAACGGACGAAGTCCGAGGCCACCCATGCATGCGGCAGGTCACCAACAAAGAACGGCTTGCGCGGCGTACGCGAGACCACCTCGGCCCACTGGTTCCAGGCCTGCGGCGCGCGATCCTTGAAGAAGAACTCGGTGGCCTGCCAGGCGCGATCGCGCCAGCCCAGGCGCACGAACGCGGCGACGTTGCGCCATTCGTACGGCGTGTAGTCCTTCCATTCGCGCTTGCCATCGCGGCGCGCGACGAATTCGTTCCAGTAGCGCTGGAAGGTCGCGTCCAGCGCCTCCTGCGGCAACCGCCCCTGCTCGCCGCCCGGCGCCAGCGCGATCGTGGTGGACGTGGCATCGAAATCGCCCAGCTCGGCCGAGCCGGGCAGATAGTCGATGCGATGCTGTTGCATGGCCGCCAGCAGCGAGGCCTGCAGGTCATCACGGAACTGATCGCGCGATTCACTGATCTGCATCGCTTCGACCTTGCCCAGCTGCGCTGCCAGTTGCGCGGCGTCCTTGTAACCACGCAGCGCCCAGAAGTTGTCCCAGTACGAATGCATCGGCTTGGCCGAATAGCCCTCGTGGCTGATCGAGGCCGGCATCATCCCGTAGAAGGCAGGATTGCGCGCACGGTTCTCCTCGGTGCGCTCGCTGCCGCGCAGTTGTTCCATGTAGCTATAGGCGCCCAGCACGTGCGGCCACATCTGCTCGAGGAAGGCAGTGTCGCCGGTGTAACGGCCGTATTCGGCGATGTTGTAGATCAGCTCACCGTGGCTGTCGTTCTCCGGCACCGGATCGCTGCCACGCGCATCGACGCAGCACGGCACCTTGCCGTTCTCAAACTGATAGGGCGCATACCAGGTCACGTAGTCGCGCACGGCATCGCTGCGGCCCATCCGCAGCAGGCCTTCGGAGATCATCGCGCCGTCGCGGATCCAGCTGCGTGCGTACGAGCGCGTACCCGGCTGCAGACGCGGGCCGACCCGTGAGATCAGCATGTGTGCCACCGCCGTGCGCAGGGTTTCCACCAGCGGCTGGCCGGCAGCCGGCACCTGCAGGGTCACAGCACCCAGCTTGTCGCGCCACATTGCCGCGACCTGCTGCTGCGCCTTGGCCACGTCCAGCGCCTGCGGCGCCCAGCTGCCGGTCTGTGGCAGCACGATCGCCACTTCGCGGCTCTGCCCGGGTTCGAGCTTGATCGTGTACAGCAGCGCGCCGGACGCCATGCCGGTCGGATCCTTCACGGCGGTGGTGCCGGGCAGCTTGCCGCTGGCCAGGTGCATCGCATCCAGCTTGCCGTCGAAGCTGCTGGCAAAGCGCGCATCCGGCACCTGCAGGGGATACAGCCGCGGTTCGCCATTGATGCGCACCAGCTGCTCGCCCACGTCCAGGCTGTCGATGCGGCTGAAGCCGCCCACCGTGTTGAGGAACTGGGTGGGCGGATTAACCTGCCACGGACGGATCGCCAGTGCCAGGGTGTATTCGTGCGCGACCTTGTCCGGATTGCTCAACCGGTAGCGCCCGATCAGCTGCGCGCGCTCGGGCGTGCCCTGCACGAAGCTGGTCACCGACAGGCCGGCCTTCTCGTGCACCCAGTCGACCGTGGCGATCGGCAGGTAGCGATCCTGCAGCGACTGGGTGATGGCAACGTCGGCCCATTCCAGCAGCTTGCCGTCGAGGCGGATGAACGGCTCGATGCTGAAGCTGCCCTTGGCCGGCTCCAGTGCGCCGTCCTCACTGATCAACGCCTGTTCCTGGCCACCGTCCAGGCCAAGCAGGGTCCAGTACGGCTGCTCGCCAACGTAGGCACGCGGCAAGCTGCCACGCGGCAGGTCGGCCGCCACCGAGGACAGGAAGGCATTGGGGGTCGCGGCGAACGCGAGCGGCTTCAGGGTGATGTCACGGATGCCGTAGCGCCAGTTCGGCCCGCCCTGCAGGTCGAAACGCACGTAGCGTGCATCGGTGTCGGGCAGTGCCAGCCAGTCGCGGCCTCCGGCACCGGCGGTCACTTCGCGCACGGTACGCCAGTCACGACCGTCCTCGGAGGTGCGCACGGTGTAGCGGTTCGCTTCCAGGCTGGGCAGCCAGTCGATCACCGCACCGCCGATCTCGCGGCTCTTGTGCAGGTCCAGGCTGATGGTCTGCTGCTTGACCCCGCCACTGATCCAGAAGGTATCGGACTTGCCGTCGATCATCCGGTCCTGCAGCGCGGTTGCGGTATCGGCGATCACCGAGGGCCGCAGCGCCGAATCATCCTGCGCGGGCAGGCCCTGCAGGGTCAGCTTGTCGAAGCACACGGTGCCACGACCACCGACCTTGCTGTAGATCGTGAACTCCATCGACGCGCTGCGCGTCATGTCCTTCTCTGGCGATGGCCCCCAGGCCTTGTCGATCTGCCGGCGGCGGTACTCCACCGGCGTCCACGCCTTGGGGAAGGCGTAGCCGGGACGGTTGACCCACCACACGTTGTCGCCGCTGGCGTCGATCAGCTTGAACTGCAGGTCGTTGGCGGGCGAATCACCGCGCAGCTGGAAGCCGAAACGGTAGTTGGCCGGGTACTCGATGTTCAGCGGGCGACGGATGCCGACGTAGCCGGAGACCTCATGGAAGTCGTAATCCAGGCACAGCGCGCGGCCACCGCCGGCACCACTGACCGGCCGCAGCGAGCCGCTGACCTGGTCGGACAGCACCAGCTTCCATGCGCTGATGTCGTCGAAATCATCCAGCACCTTCGGCGCGGGCAGCGCCGGTGGTGCGGCGATCGCCAGGGAAGACCACAACAGGCCCAGTCCAACGGCGATCGCACGCTTCATCCCTTCACGCTCCCCAGCAACAATCCTTGGATGTAGTACCGCTGCAGCACCAGGAACAGCGCCAGCACCGGAACCACGGTGACCACTGCGCCGGCCATCATCATTTCCACGTCCATGATGTGTTCGCGCGAGAGGGTGGCCAGGGCCACGGGCAAAGTGTAGTGCTCCTGGTCGGTCAACACGATCAGGGGCCACATGAAATCGTTCCATGCGCCCATGAAGGTGAAGATCGCCAGCGTCACCAGCACCGGCTTCAGCATCGGCAGCACGATCTGGAAGAAGATCCGCAGCTCCCCTGCCCCGTCGATGCGCGCCGCTTCCAGCAGCTCATCGGGAATCGAGCGGGCGTACTGGCGCACCAGGAAGATGCCGAACACGCTGGCCAGCGCCGGCACGATCACGCCGCCGAAACTGTTGACCAGGCCCAGCTGCTTCATCAGCAGGAACAGCGGCAGCATCGCCACCTGAGCCGGGATCACCAGCGCCGCCATCAGCACCTGGAACAGGCGCTCACGACCGACGAAGTTGAGCTTGGCGAAGGCGTAGCCGGCCATCGTGTTGAGCAGCAGCGAACCGAGGGTGATCGCCAACGATACCAGCAGGCTGTTGGCGAAGTTGCCACCCATGCCGGTGCGCGCGAACAGCTCCGTGTAGTTGTGCGTGGTGATGCTGGACGGCAGCAGCGGCGGCGGGAAATGAGTCGCCTCGCCCTGCGGCATGAACGAGACCGACAGCATCCACAGCAATGGTGCCAGGCTGACCAGGGCCAGCACCAGCAGCGCGCCGTTGATCATCCACGGGTGCCAGCGTGACTGGCCGATTTCACGACTCATACCAACTGCCTCTTGCGGCCAAAGCGCAGCATCACGGTGGTCACCGCCAGGATGATCAGGAACAGCAGGAACGCCACGGCCGAGGCGCGTCCCAGGTTCCACCACTTGAAGCCTTCCTCGAACATGAAATACAGCACGCTGACGGTGCTCTGCAGTGGGTCGCCGCGGGTCATCACATAAGGTTCGGCGAACAGCTGGAAGTAACCGGAAACGGTAATCACCCCGACCACCAGCAGCACCGGGCCGAGCATCGGCAGGGTGATGTGCAGGAACTGCTTCCAGCGCGAAGCGCCGTCGATGCGCGCGGCCTCGTACAGATCATGCGGGATGGCCTGCAGGCCGGCCAGGAAGATCACCATGTTGTAGCCGAAGTTCTTCCACACCGCGAATAACATGATGGTCGGCATGGCCCAGTTGGGATCGCCCAGCCAGTCGATCGGGCTGATGCCCAGGTGGCCCAGGCCGTAGTTCACCAGACCGTAGCTGGTGTGGAACAGGTAGCGCCAGATCACCGCCACCGCCACCAGCGTGGTCACCACCGGGGCGAACAGCGCCGTGCGGAACAGCGCCTTGAAGCGTGCCGCCGGGGCATTGAGCAGCATCGCCGCGCCCAGCGATACGCCGATCGACAACGGCACGCCGATCACCACGAAATACGTGGTGTTCCACAGCGACTTCCAGAACATCGGCGTCTGCAGCAGGTCGATGTAGTTGCCGAGGCCCACGAAGCGCAGGTTGCTGCTGTCGGCCAGCGCGTACAGGTCGAAGTCGGTCACGCTCAGCGCCAGCGCCGAGGCTACCGGCAGGCCGAAGAACACACCGAGCACGATCAGCGAGGGGCCGGCGAAGATCCAGCCGGCAAGGGAAGAACGTTTCATTGCGGGCTCCCGGCCGCGACTGCACTGGTCGAACCCGAGGGGGGTGCGCTGCGCTGCAGGCGTTGTTGTTCATGCATCCAGCGACGCTTGGCCAGCACCTTGTCCACGCGCTGGTCCAGTTCGGCCACGGCCTTGTCCTGCGGCAGGCCGCCACGCACCACCTGTTCGGTGACGATGCGCATTTCCTGCACGATACGCTCCCATTCGAGCACCTTCGGGGTCGGCTTCACACGCTCCAGCTGGTCGCGGAACGCGGCGGCAAGCGGATCGTTGGCCAGCGACGGCGCGTCCCACGTGCTGCGGCGCGGCGGCAGGTCGCCGATGATCGCGTGGAAGCGCGCCTGGATTGCCGGCCGCGACAGGAACTCGATCAGCTTCCAGGACGCTTCCTTCTGCTGCGACTTGCGGAAGATCACCAGGCTGGTGCCGCCGGCGATGCCCGCGCCCGGACCATCCGGACCCGGCAGCGCGGCGGTGCCCCACTGCCCTTCCAGTTCCTTCGGCTGCAGCTTCTTGAACTCGCGGATGTTCCAGGGGCCTGAGATGTAGAACACGTTGAAGCCGCGGAAAAATTCATCCCAGACGTTGGAGATCTGCGTCTCGGACATCTTCGGCGCCCAGCCCTGCTCGAACATGTTGGCGTAGAAACCGAGCGTGCGACGGAAACCGGGGCTGGAGAAATTGCCGCGGGTGTCATCGTCGCGCAGCAGCGGATCGGGCTGCTGCAGCGCCAGCGACAGCTGCTGCTCGAACTCGTTGATCGGCATCAGCACGGCATAACGGTTCGGGCCCTGCATGCGCTTGATCGCGGCCATCTGCTCGTTCCATTCTGCCCAGGTACGCGGCGGGTGGTCGAAGCCGGCCTTGGCCAACAGATCCTTGCGGTAGTAGATCAGGCGGGTATCGACGTACCACGGCACGCCGACCAGCTCGTCGTGGATCACGTTGGTATCCCAGATGCCCTGGAAGTAGTCCTTCGGATCGACCACGGTCGAGCGCTGCACGAACGGCTGCAACGGCGTCAGTGCGTTGAGTTCGGCGAATTCGGGCACCCAGGTGTTGCCGAGCTGGCATACGTCGGGCAGGCCATCGGCGGCGAACGCGGTCAGCAGCTTTTCGTGCGCTGCCGTCCACGGGATGTTCTGCACATCGACCTTGATGCCGGGGTTCTCCGCTTCGAATTCGTGGATCAGCTCGCTGACCACTTCGGCCTCGCGCCCCATCGCCCAGAAGCGCACGGTGGTGGTGCCCTGCTCGGGGCGGGCACAGCCGGCCATGACCAGCGCGGCCAGTGCAGGCAATGCCCAGCGTCGCAGGCGGTGTTTCCAGTCGTGCACCTTGTTACTTCCCCTGGCCGGTGTTGCGGTTGGCATTGTTTTTCTGTTCCTGCGCGGCGGCCGCACGTGATTCAGCGATACCGACCGCACGTGCCGCCGCGGCCTTCTCATCCTTCTGCAGCTCCAGCGGCTGGAAGGAACCTTCCGGCGCCAGCCAGCCACCACTGAAGCCCGCCCGTTCCAGGCCCTTGCGGATGTACGGGTTCTTCTTCATCACATCCCAGACGAAGTCGTTGCGGTAGTTGGCGATCATGGTCAGGATCGGGCCCTGGTCGATGGCGATGTAGTCGCTGGCGACCCAGCCGCGATCAGGCACCACGCGCCCGGTCTTGATCGGGATGTCGTAGTTGAAACTGGGATTGAACGAATCCAGGAAGCCATAGCTGGAGTAGATGTAGTCGCCGTAGCGTTTGTGCATCTCCAGCGTGGCCGGGATCACTTCCTCGGGCGCGAACACGACCGAGGAGATCGCGGCGGTTGGCGCGATCGTGCCGTCATCGAAATTCTCGCGCAGGCCTGCGCCGCGCGAAGAGTAATGGCGGAACTGGCGCTGCTCGCCGCGGTATTCCTGGGTGGTGTTCTGCGGACCATCGCTGGCGGTGAGGCCCCACACGTTCTCGCCGTACTCTTTCCAGTTCATCGGATTGGCGATGGCGTACTCACGCTGGGCCAGCGCGGCCGAACGGCTGTTGAGGAAGTAGGTGCTGCCACGCTCGCGCATGTAGGCATCCTGGATGTCGCGGAAATCAATCCAGACGTGGCTGTACTGGTGGCCGAACAGCGGGCCGAAGGACAGGTATTCCTGGCCCTGGTAGACACCCCAGTCGTTGTCGTAGGTCCGCGTCCACACCGTCCACGCATCCGGACTGACCGGATGGCTGGGCGAACCCAGGGCGAGGATGTAGACCATCATCGCCTCGTTGTAGCCCATCCAGTCATGGTCGATGAAGCCGTTCTCGGGGAACCAGCCCATCGAGATCAGCGGCGCACGCTGCTGCAGCCACGGCCAGTCGACCTGCTTGTACAGGGTGTCGGCGATCTGCCGGATTTCCTTCTCGCGCGGATCGTCGCCGTCGTAGTACGACTGGGCGAACAGCACGCCCATCATCAGCAGCGCGGTGTCCACCGAGGACAGTTCCACCCAGCTGTCGTAGCGGCGCCCTTCCTGCATGTCCAGGAAGTGGTAGTAGAAACCCTTGTAGCCGGCCTTGCCGGTGCGCTGCGGGCCCATCGGCACGTCGCGGAAGAACTTCAGGGTGGTCAGGGTGCGGTCGATCGCCTGGTTGCGGCTGACCCAGCCGTTCTCGATGCCGATCGGATACGCGGTCAGGGCGAAGCCGACCGAGGCGATGCTGGCGAACGGCCGCGACGGATAACGGTCCGGGGTGAGGCCGTTGATCTCGTTGGTGGTATCCCAGAAGAACTGGAAGGTGCGGCGCTCGAGGTCATCGAACAGTGGCGGCAGCTCGGGCTTCATCGGCCGAGGCGGTGCGTCCGCCTCGATCAGGATCACCGGCGGGCGCGGCTTGGCAGGCTCCTGCTGGGCCGGTTTGCAGGCGGCGATGGCCAGGGTCATCGCAGCGGCGGTCATCAGGTGGCGTGCCTGCATGGCGCGGTTCCTCCGGTGGGCTGATCGATGAAAGAGCATAACGTCCAATGACCTGAAATCGTTTACAAAGTGCGGTCTTAAAAAACCACGGAAACGTGGTCGATGACACCGCGGTCATTGTCCACGCCATTGCCCCCTGCCTGGCAATGGCGTGGACAATGGACCAGCCCGGAGGCCGGCCATTGCCGTTGAAGCCGGAGCCATCGGCGAACCGATGGCTCCGTGATGCTGCACCAGGCGTTCCGCTTAGAAGCGGAAGCCCACTTCCGCCTTGACCTGGCGCGGGGTACCGACGATGTCGCCGGTCTCGTTGTAGCTCGCGGTCAACTTGCCGTTCTTGTAGTAGTTGTAGTTCGAGAAGTTGTCGAAGTTGAACACGTTGATGATGTCGATACGCGCATACAGCTCGGTATCGCCCGCCATCTTGAACGTCTTGGTAGCCTGCAGGTCGACCGAACGGTAGCCGAAGATCTTGCCGCCCAGCAGGAACTTGCCATTGCCACCCGGAACCGCCGCCATCGGGGTCGGCAGATCGAAGCCGTTGGCCTGCGGCACACCGTACCAGTCATTGATCGCGGTCGGCGTGGCCAGGGTGATCTTGCCACCGAAGGTAATGCCCCAGAAGCCCGCGTACGAACCGGTCACCACCAGGCGGTGGCGCGGCGCGCCGTTGGAGCGGATGGTCGGGTAGTCACCGATCACGCCGCGGTCGAACGCGTAGTGCTCGTTGATGTCACGGTTGTGGCGGGCAGTGGTCCAGGTATAGGCAATCGAGGTACCCCAGCCACTTTCCTGGGTGAACGGCTTCTGCGCCGACAGCAGGATCTGGGTGGCGCGGGTCTTGATGCCCTGCTGGCCGATGATCAGGCTGCCGAAGCCCGGCACATTGCAGCTCCAGGCCTGGCCCAGACCGGGTTCGGTGCCACCGCACAGGCGCGGGTCATCGAAGAAGTTGCCGGTCGGGTAACGGTTGCCCAGGGTGAAGGCGAAACCATCGTAGGTCAGCGTGCGCGCGATGGTGGCATCGGTCAGCCAGTCGCCGATCTGGTTGCTCATGCCCAGGCTGAACTGGTCAGCGTAAGGCACCTTCAGGTTGTTGTTCAGCAGGTCGACTTCCAGGCCGGCATTGCTGGTCGAACCGACCAGGCTCTGCAGGTTGCCGATGCCGTTGAGCAGGTTCGGGTTCCAGTCATAGCAGGCTGCATTGCCCTGGAAGCACTGGCCGGTGGCCGGGTTGCGGAAGTAGATGGTCGGTTGCGGCAGGGCCAGCTTGGTGGTTTCCAGCTGCAGGTAGTCGAACAGATCGCGGTCGTAGGAACGGCCCGCGCCACCGTGGATCACGTGCTGCTCGTCGGCATTGATGTCATACGAGAAGCCCAGGCGCGGCTGCCAGGCATTCTTGAATGCCTTGCGGTTGTGGCCGTTGCTGATGTAATCGTTGATGTTCAGGCCACTCAGCGCCAGCGTATCGGCGTAGCTCTGGCCGGCCGCGGCACGCGGGTCCTGCGCGAACAGTGCGTTGACCACTTCCGGCGGGGTCACGAAGTCCAGGTAGGACGGGTTCTTTTCGTAGTCCCAGCGCAGGCCGAGGTTCAGCTGCAGGTGGTCGTTGACCTGCCAGTCGTCCTGGATGAACAGGCCGATCTGCTTGACCTTCGAACGCACTTCGCCGGACACGCCGGACACGCCGGTGACCGGCTTCACGAACTGCGCCTTGTACGGGATGCTGTCCGGGAAGGTCGGGTTGTCGATGGTGTAGTAGAACTGCGGATTGATCTGCGCCGCGTCGGAGGCGTACAGGTCGATCTGCTTGTACTTGGCACCCATCTTGATGGTGTGGTCACCGGCCCACTCGATGCCGTCCAGGGTCAGGTTGTCTTCGATCGACCAGCCCTTCTGGCCCTTCACCTGCGACGACATCGCCGAGGAGCCACCGATGGAGACGATCGGGCGCTCTTCGTTGGCGCCGTCCGGAGCGGTGTAATTGAAACCGTTGCCCAGGCTCAGCGGCTTGGGATTGTTGAACGACTCCTCGTGGGTGACCATCAGCTCGTTGTAGTAACGCTCACCGCTGTGGTTCCAGCGCAGCGCGTAACGACGGTCGGTGTTCTTGGTTTCCTTGCCGGCCATCGGCGCGGTCTGGTCCGAGAACTGCTGCTGGGTTTCGTCACGGTCCTGGAAGGTCAACTCCAGGCGGTCGTTGTCGGTCGGCTCGAAGTCGATCTTGGCGAAGATCAGATCCTGCTGGAACGGCTGGCTGGCCGGGCCCAGGCCCGCCTGCGCATCGGCCGGCACACGGTCGGCCTTGTTGGTCACCGAGCCGTGCGGAGCGATGGTCACCGGCAGGTCGAAGCGCTTGGCTTCATAGGTCACGAAGAAGTGGGCCTTGTCCTGGATGATCGGACCGCCCAGGGCGAAGCCGTATTCCTTCTCGGCCGAATCTTCCTTGCCCTTGTTCGGCTGACGCTCGGCCGGGGTCATCGCACGCATGCTGTCGTTGGTGTAACGGTAGAAGGTTTCACCCTTGAACTCGTTGGTACCCGACTTGGTCGCAGCGGTGACGGCAGCGCTGGACACCTGGCCGTACTCGGCCTTGTAGTTGCCGGTGATGACCTTGTATTCACCGATGGCCAACTGCGGGAACGGGTTGCCGGCGCTGCCGGACTGGCCGGCCACGCCGCCACCCTTGACGTAGCTCTTCTGGCCCACGCCGTCGATGTAGACGTTGGTGCCGTCGGAGTTGGTGGCACCGCCGCGCAGCGAGGTGTTGCCCTTGGCATCGCGGGTGAAGATCATGCCCGGCACGGCGTCGGCGAACTCCAGGAAGTTGCGCGACACCTGCGGGGTGGTCTGGATCTGCTGCAGGCTGACGGTCTTGCCGACTTCGGAGGTACGCACTTCCTGCAGCAGGGTCGGCGCGACGACGTTGACGGTGTCCAGATTGGTGGCGGCGGTCGTACCGGTGCCACCGGCGGCGGCGCCAGCAAAGTTGAGCGTCGAGGTCGAGGCGACGGTGACGGTGACCTTCTGCGTCTGGCCGTTCGCCACAACGTCATAGGTGCCCGGGTCCAGGCCCATCAGCGAATAGCTGCCGTCGGCACGCACGGTGCCGCGACGCACGGTACCGGTGGCGACGTTGGTAGCGGTGACTTCGGCACCGGCCTGCGCGCCGGAGACCTGGCCACGCAGGCTGGCGTTGGCCGACTGCGCCATGACGTTCGGGGCGGCGGCCAGCATCAGGCAGCTGACCAGGGCGGTGCTCAGCAGCCGGCGCGCCGGCGTGCGGATCGTGGAATGCATCATCAACTCAATCTCCGGGTGGCGGTGACCGCTTGCGCGGCACCTGCGATCAATCAAAAAAGAAGGAACGCCTCTGGCTTCAATGGCCGGATGGCGGAGTGGTGGAATCGCGAACAATCAGGCGCGGGACCAGGGTCTGCTTGTCCCCTGTCCCATCCGTGGAGGTGCCGTCCATCAACTGCAGCAAGCGCGACATCGCCCGATCGCCCAGTTCGGCGATGCTGACCTGCATGGTGGTCAGCGACGGGTGGACGAAACGCGCAAGCGGAATGTCATCGAAACCGGCCAGGGCGACATCGGACGGCACATGGACACCTGCCTGCGCGAAGGCATACAGGCAACCAAGGGCCATCATGTCGTTGGCGGCGAATACGGCATCGGGCAGCGTGCCGGCTGCCAGCAACTCCTGACCGGCGCGATGGCCGGAAGCTTCGTCGAAATCACCGGGCAACTCGATCCCCTCGGCGCCACCGCCAAAAGCCGCCAGCGCATCACGGAAGCCGCGCAGGCGCTCACGCGCGTCGAAGTTGAGGTCCGGGCCAGAAATGAATGCAATGCGCCGATGGCCGGCGTCGAGCAGGTGGCGGGTCATCGCCATCGCCCCGGCGTGGTCATCAATGCTCAACACCGGATGGTCCTGCCCAGGCAGGTAGGTGTTGATGAGTACCGTCGGCAATGCCTGCGGCAGGTTGTCGGTCAGGAACCCCGGGCTCTCGGCATAGGGTGAGAGCACCAGCAGACCGTCGACCCGGCCGCGCATGGCACGCAGGGCTGCGCCCTGCTGCTCCTGGTCGCCGTGATAGCTCGACACCAGCAGGTGCTGGCGCCGGCTGCGGGCGACGTTGTCGATGCCACGCATCAGCTCGGAGAAGAATTCGCCGTACAGGTCTGGAAGCACTACGCCCACCGTATTGGTGCGGCGGCTGCTCAGGCTGCGGGCGGCGGCGTGCGGGGTGTAACGCAGCCGTGCGGCCACCTCCAGCACAAGCTGGCGGACCGGTTCGGCGACATTTTCATGCCCGTTGAGCGCGCGCGAAACGGTGGCCACAGAGACCTTGGCTTCACGGGCGACGTCTTTGATTGTTATGGCTGCTTTGTTCACGAAGCCG is part of the Stenotrophomonas lactitubi genome and encodes:
- a CDS encoding LacI family DNA-binding transcriptional regulator, which translates into the protein MNKAAITIKDVAREAKVSVATVSRALNGHENVAEPVRQLVLEVAARLRYTPHAAARSLSSRRTNTVGVVLPDLYGEFFSELMRGIDNVARSRRQHLLVSSYHGDQEQQGAALRAMRGRVDGLLVLSPYAESPGFLTDNLPQALPTVLINTYLPGQDHPVLSIDDHAGAMAMTRHLLDAGHRRIAFISGPDLNFDARERLRGFRDALAAFGGGAEGIELPGDFDEASGHRAGQELLAAGTLPDAVFAANDMMALGCLYAFAQAGVHVPSDVALAGFDDIPLARFVHPSLTTMQVSIAELGDRAMSRLLQLMDGTSTDGTGDKQTLVPRLIVRDSTTPPSGH